A part of Odontesthes bonariensis isolate fOdoBon6 chromosome 23, fOdoBon6.hap1, whole genome shotgun sequence genomic DNA contains:
- the LOC142374218 gene encoding NHL repeat-containing protein 3-like codes for MLMKKRGQTCLIASSMASLVLLMMVLYGTISSQQPISSGVRVEYQLLGRPLYRPLYRLDLNWPKNSELFTGEVFGVAVNQYAGVVYVAQRGYNVPKVLVFTTDGDFLVSWNTTTLEMPHGIFLAHAASKNPTVWITDVGNGPYGHCIKQYSPSGKLLKVLGTPGKAGSEVDPLRFDQPAEIFIHDSGEMYIVDGDGGMNNRLIKLSKEQKVLWMHAERGRGLAQFYIPHSVTVDNAQRVWVADRGNKRIQVFNSITGDWLGTWGSCFTEDAPYSVRLTPDKKYFVVVQLNTNQISLLEAPPVGLIGQCRVVSVIQLADEVKPHLVDLDLKSGALYVAEIGSQQAQKFTPFSLDGRLL; via the exons ATGTTGATGAAAAAGAGAGGTCAAACGTGTTTGATAGCTTCCAGTATGGCCTCATTAGTCCTGCTCATGATGGTGCTGTACGGCACCAtcagcagccagcagccaatcAGCTCTGGCGTCAGAGTGGAGTACCAGCTGCTGGGAAGACCCCTGTACAGACCCCTGTACAGACTGGACCTGAACTGGCCCAAGAACTCCGAGCTCTTTACCGGAGAGGTGTTTGGCGTGGCTGTCAATCAGTATGCAGGTGTGGTGTACGTGGCACAGAGAG GTTACAATGTGCCCAAGGTGCTGGTGTTCACCACAGATGGAGATTTCCTCGTATCCTGGAACACAACCACACTGGAGATGCCTCATGGGATATTTTTAGCACATGCTGCCTCAAAAAACCCAACTGTGTGGATCACAGATGTGGGGAATGGTCCGTATGGCCATTGCATCAAACAGTACTCACCGTCAGGGAAGCTTCTGAAG GTGCTTGGGACACCGGGGAAAGCAGGCTCTGAGGTGGACCCTCTACGGTTTGATCAGCCAGCTGAGATCTTCATCCATGACTCTGGGGAGATGTACATTGTGGATGGTGATGGTGGAATGAACAACCGCCTCATCAAACTGTCCAAAGAGCAGAAGGTGTTGTGGATGCATGCAGAGAGAGGACGCGGCCTGGCTCAGTTCTACATCCCCCACAGTGTGACCGTAGATAACGCTCAGAGAGTGTGGGTGGCCgacaggggcaacaaaaggATCCAGGTCTTTAACTCCATCACTGGGGACTGGCTGGGAACATGGGGGAGCTGCTTTACAGAGGATGCACCCTACTCTGTCCGTCTGACACCAGACAAGAAATACTTTGTTGTAGTACAGCTCAACACCAATCAGATTTCACTGCTGGAGGCACCACCGGTGGGTTTGATAGGCCAGTGTAGAGTGGTCAGTGTGATCCAGCTGGCTGATGAGGTGAAGCCCCACCTGGTCGACCTGGATTTGAAGAGTGGAGCTCTGTATGTGGCTGAGATTGGATCACAACAAGCTCAGAAATTTACCCCTTTTAGTCTGGATGGAAGATTGCTTTAG